The nucleotide window TATaatctgaaaataaaaaaatatatattttattatttaaatataactaaTCACTATACTTTAAAAAAAATGATGGCTATTTGATATCCTTATTCGGTTTAAATCAATTAACAAAACTAACTTTAGTCaaaagttttattatttttgttctaAATACAAATAAGACATACTTTATTCCAAATAATGTCTATTTTAGCCCTAATGACTCCCTATAGATGGGCCACAATATCAGTTTGATTGCCCCAATTAGCAGTGAAATTGGTAGTTGTATCACTGCTACATTACGCTATCAACCTAAGTTTTAATATGTAATGCGAATAAGGATCTTGATTATGAGAACAACAAATTGAAATTGGTATTTCAATTAATTCATTTCCACGTTAACCCTATTTTTTTTTAATACGAGAACAAcaaattaaattttttcttttgatttttagttgaatttgaatatttttaagagaaaaaaaagagTTGATTTGTCATTTTCTTATTAGAAAGAGATAAAAATGACGtggaatcataatttcatatatacttAAGTTTGGTTAattcaaatttattaaattattattattattattttgaattagaTTATTTTAGGTTTCAAATCATTTTGAATTATTTGTACAAAGTATTTGTGGCCGATGAATCAAATTATAAAGTTGAAATAGTTGGTGTGGGTCTCCTTTTTGGAGGATCTTAATTAGCTAGCTAGCTACACCTTCCCATAGGCAGTGCTTGGACAGATGGTATGCATCCCAAGACAACACATTGGTTGCTGAATCAGATTGTGTTCTCCTCTTATCAACAGTAGAATGACAACCACACATAAAACCTATTTCAGTCTTTCTACCACATAAAAAGAATTTAATGCTATATACTGCCCTTTTGCCCACTGCTTCAACTAGGTAAGTTATTGACATCCACAACCAGTTTTAGACTAATTGAAATTGGAGAAATGAAGTTGATATGAAGCATGCAAAAGCTCTGGATTGGATTCCAACAATAAAGAAAGTAGCAACTGAATTAGAAGAGGGATCCAACACTACATGATAGTTGAAACCTACCAAACCATATTCATATCTGAATGTGAAACAAAACTAAAGACAAATGGGTAGGTTTCGCTTCGCTGGCTTGCTAGTATTGCAATGcaataaatttgaaaattatcACTTTGGGCCCtttgtattttataaaattataaattagtaaatgatcaaaattacactttgcacccaaaatgataaatttttaatctaatcttttaaaaattataaacatataaattaatataatgataaaattatattttaactctcaATAAAATTCATAACTCAATTCTACTCccagaaaagaaaaattatttttgactttaCCCTAACTGGTTGACACGTGAACCAATTAGGATTAATTGAACTAGgcaaaaattttggttgaatCGGTCAGAccaattttctcttttatttttataaattttaaataatttattaataaaccGGATAAATAAATCGACCAATTAAACTAAAAATCAACAATCTAATTAATTCGAGCACTAATCCAATTTTTAAAACTTCATTAAATATTATATCACTAAACCGTAGCgtataacaaaatatttaaaattctcTCTTTAATTCAAGTTGAATTCAACTTCTTTCATAAATCTAATCTCTTCGAAATGATATTATTTAGAATGAAGTTTTAAACAAAAGTCCATATAAAAAATGGTAACATGATTGACCAAATCTATAATTTATCATTTCACTCCATAAACATTGCTCAACAATCTTAATCCTAACgtaataaaatattattgaatATTAATTATTCAAAACAAAAGCAGGTGACGTAATCTTAGCTACTTCATTCCAAGAAATTACTTAAACCAAATAATTCCACGTCCCTGACACGTCTTCAGATCCAACATTTACGATATTATGTAATATATCTACCTACTGACAAACAATACAAATCAAAACTGCAaaacacatgcttgcctaatgcaCAAaccatataattaattaatatggaaaaaataataaattttattcagaattaaattatatatatttatgaattttattattttaatagtttatatatttataattttaaaaattaaattaaattttattacttttaaaaatcaaaacaatttgatcgttactaattcaaaatttaataattttataaattattaagtgCTCAACCTTACCatatatacttaagtaaaatagtaaattaaattAACCCTTAATATTTTTGTTTGTATTTTAATGAAACCTAAACCTTTTAACCTTATAACTAAATAAGTCCCTAACCATTAATTTATAGTTACTTAGGGTCTAATGAAACTAATTAGCAGGCCTTTTCAGTCTACCCTGGAAACACGTCATGCCAAATTGGCAAAGCTCCCCATCATCCACCCATGCATTCCCTTTATCCTATCCATATATCCAACTATATATAGTTTTTATGATATTATATTCCTAGTTAAGCTTAGCTATCGTGTACCTTTTATCAACATTATTTATCCAATTATGGCCTTCCACGTCTCTCGTAGCTGTTATATGACTTAAACGTTGAGGAGTTAACTCTTTTAAGGTATGATCTAAAATTAACCAATGATTGTCCTAATTAGACAGCGTTGAGGAGTAGAAGTCCAAAAATTTCCACCGACAATTGTCATGCACCCGGGAGTAGCAGATAAATAACTGTGTTACAACGCAATGAGCTGTGATATAACGGAGAATTCGTCGAAGGCACACAAAGTTGGAGGGAATATGTTATATACAAGACTGAATATTCCCTATACAGATATCTTGTCCCCTCCTTAAATACCACACTTGTTCTTTGGCAACAATTCAAACAATCCCTCCCTCCCTCCCTCCCTCCTTGTTCCTTTAATTTCTTGTAGTAGCCTTTTAGTTTTTATTATAACAACAACAATGGCTCTTAAAACAATCCTTCATTTGTCCGACCTGCCAAACCTCGACCATGTCCCAGAAATCTACTCCACCTGTTTTTCCAAAGGTAATTTTTGTTTCTTGTTCTTTCCCAGAAATCTTGGATTGTTCATTGTTCTCTATGTTGATTGAATGATATGATTGAGACCTTTTCTTTTGCTTGTGTGTTATAGGGTTGGATTTGAACAGAGCATCATCGTTTAGCATACCAAAGTTTATGGTGATAGGGCATAGAGGACATGGCATGAACATTTTACAGAGCTCTGATTCTAGAATGAAAGCCATTAAAGAGAACTCAATTCTCTCCTTCAACTCTGCTGCTAAATTTCCCCTTGACTTCATTGAATTTGATGTTCAGGTAACCATTCATTCATTCCTCTTCTTTCTGGGTTTCTTCTTCTTTGGATCTTACACATGAATGAACCCACGTTGTTGTGTCGGTAGGCACCGTACAAGGCCCGCTTcttttttcttataaatttttgCTTTTTCAAGTAAAAGATTACTGATGGtgcgtgtgtgtgtgtgtgtgtttccttcaaatgaaataaaaaagatTTTATCacaggaaaaaaataaataaagcaagCCATTGTGGTTTTTTGTAGGTAACAAAGGATGACTGCCCTGTCATTTTTCATGACGACTTTATCCTGACTGAAGAGAATGTATGTTCACTTTTCTCATCTTTGGTTTCTATACTTTATGCACCATATGTTTCTTCAAAGGTTCAATTTTTATTTACTGTGTGGTATTGCAGGGTACTATATTCGAGAAAAAAGTCACAGAATTGTGTTTAGCTGAATTTCTTTGTTATGGACCCCAGAAAGAGACAGGGAAAGAAGGGAAATGTTTATATAGGAAAACAAAGGATGGGAAATTCGTTAAATGGAAGGTTGAAACTGATGATTCACTTTGTACATTACAAGATGCTTTCCAGAAAGTGGAACCTTCTTTAGGTTTCAATATTGAGTTGAAATTTGATGACTTTGCTGTTTATCAGCAAGACCATCTCCTCCATATTCTCCAAGTTATCTTACAGGTGGTGTTTGAGTTTGCCAGAGATAGGCCTATAATCTTCTCCACCTTTCAGCCTGATGCAGCTCAACTTGTTAGGAAGTTGCAGAACAATTATCCTGTAAGGACCGTAGCCGCTTGATTGAGTTGGTTTTTAGGATGTTGTTTTACTAATGTTTTTTATGTTGGAAAAAAAATCAACAGGTTTACTTCTTGACAGAAGGTGGGGCATCAATTTACTATGATGTTAGAAGGAACTCATTGGGGGAAGCCATGAAGGTGTGCTTGGAAGGTGGTTTACAAGGGATTGTTTCAGAGATAAAAGGGGTATTTAAAGATCCAGGAGCAGTGCCTAAGATCAAAGACTCCAACCTCTCTCTCCTCACATATGGCAAACTCAAGTAAGTTACTAAATTTCCAATACAATGCTGATGCATGGAAGGTTCTTAATTATATCTAAC belongs to Gossypium arboreum isolate Shixiya-1 chromosome 7, ASM2569848v2, whole genome shotgun sequence and includes:
- the LOC108470887 gene encoding glycerophosphodiester phosphodiesterase GDPD2-like translates to MALKTILHLSDLPNLDHVPEIYSTCFSKGLDLNRASSFSIPKFMVIGHRGHGMNILQSSDSRMKAIKENSILSFNSAAKFPLDFIEFDVQVTKDDCPVIFHDDFILTEENGTIFEKKVTELCLAEFLCYGPQKETGKEGKCLYRKTKDGKFVKWKVETDDSLCTLQDAFQKVEPSLGFNIELKFDDFAVYQQDHLLHILQVILQVVFEFARDRPIIFSTFQPDAAQLVRKLQNNYPVYFLTEGGASIYYDVRRNSLGEAMKVCLEGGLQGIVSEIKGVFKDPGAVPKIKDSNLSLLTYGKLNNVPEAVHMQYLMGIDGVIVDFVEEISQTVDDMIKPAKEMTTEGKGESEANSKLQFSQKELSFLLKLIPELIQF